From Pseudoalteromonas piratica:
GTTCGCTTTGTGTTTTACATGCTTGTTCTAACACCCACTGACCGATAGGTATGATTAAACCTGATTGTTCAGCTAAAGGCACAAAAATAGCGGGAGAAATGAAGCTCCCCTGTTCATTTGGCCATCGTAACAAAGCCTCACAACCTATAACTTCACGGGTTGATAAACAGATTTGCGGTTGATACCACACCTCTAACTTATGTTCACTAAAGTCATGACGTAACTCTTTTAATACTCCAAGCTGCCACGCCATCTTTTCTTCCATCTCAGGAAGGTAATACTCGTAATTAAAACGCAGGTGTTTCTTACCTAAATTTAGGGCGATATAGCATGACTTAAGCGTATCTTTTCCGTCTTTATAAAAATATTGCTGTTCACAAACACCTAAATGGAAGTTGACTGGCAATAAGTGCTCGCCTGCAAGGAAAGGTAAAGATAAAACGTGGTTTAGCGAGTCTGGTGTGACTTTTTCTGATTCAACCAAAGCAGCAAATACATCGGCACCAATGCGTGCAAAATACTTAATACCTACAATATCTTCTTGAATACGCGTGGCAACTGCTTGCAGTAAGAGATCACCAACATCTTGCCCTAAACCGTTATTTATAGATGAAAAGTCAGCGATATCAATAAAGTATAAAGTGTAGGCGTTAACACTCTCAGAAAAATAACGTTCAATTTGATTTATAAAGTCATTGCGATTTGGCAGTTTAGTTAACTTATCTTTATATGCTGCATCGCGTAACTCGCTGAGCATACGAACATTTTTAAACGCTACTGATACGTTCTGTAAAAAGATTTCAATTAGCTTAATTTGTTGTTCATGGACCATCTCTTTTGTTTCGAGATAAATCGCAAATTGTGATTTATCGTCTTCAACAAAAAAACAGCTATCATGATCTGAAATTTGGTGGGATTTATTTTGTAAAGTTTGCTGCAAGACGCCCAGAGCTCGGCTGTTATCAATTTGCTCAATCCCTTGCCAAAGCGAGCCTTTATATTCATTACTGCCACCAAGAACTGCAGAACGACCAGCTTCCGCACTCACTATAACGCCATCACCTGTGCCATCAAGTAACCTAGCTATTTGTTCAATAACTTGTGATGCAAACGCACTTAAGTCCTCTAAGCCATTGATTGATTTAGCCGCATCCAACACTTTTTCAAGGCCGGTATTGTGCTCGGATAATTCGCAAAGTTGTTGATATGAACGCAGCGCAGTAACAAGTGAAGTTACGAGTTTTGCGCGAGTGAGCTCAGTTTTTGTTTTGTAATCATTGATGTCGTATTCACGGATAATGTTTTCTTCAGGCGCATACCCTGGCTGACCTGTGCGTAAAATAATTCTTAGCTGAGAATTATTAAGCTCTTCACGAATACGTTTAACAGTGACAAGCCCTGCGTCATCTGTTTCCATAACAACGTCAAGCAAGACAACTGAAATGTTAGGAATCTCTGCTAGTTTTCTAACCGCTTCATCACCACTGTAAGCATGGTGAAATCTGAGTTGTTTATTCCAAAATGATAAGCCCGATAATGCCAACTGTGTTACAGAATGGACTTCTGGTTCATCGTCTACAATTAATACATCCCAAAATCCAGAGTATTGCTCAGGGGTTTCGTTATCATCTTCATTTAAGAATAAAAACTGTTCTTCGGCAGGTTGTGTCATGAAACCTCTACGTCGTCACAAGACCTTTGAACTCTTTCTCTGGTCACTATACATTTTTTCTTATTGGTTAAACTTGCTATCCACTAGCCAGTTGTTCTCATTACTAAAGCAACGTTAGCATCAGTCACTTACCTAGTATAGACTATTAATTATAATCTTTAAAAATACTATGATTGATAAGATTTTTTATTAAATGACGGAGTGACATGCGGTATTTCATTCGCACATTCTTCAGCATACTACTGCTTGTTGCTATTACAAGTGTTCTGCTGCCAAATAGTTACACAGTTGCGAAAACGATTACGAGCCACTGTAAACAAGTGCAATTCGAAAATTGGGTTCTTGATTTAGCTCAGTGGCACTTATGGACTCCGTTTGCTACTTATGAGAAGAGCTGGCAAGCGTTAGAGCTGGCAAATAGCAACAAGATTGGCGCTTACCTAAAATGGCAAAGCGGTGACAACATTGGTGAAATGACTGTAACTGCAATGACCAATCACACCATCTCTTACACCAGTGTTTATGAACAAAATACCAATATTGGCAGCATCACAGCTGATTTTTTTGCCGATCAATTACAAATAACGTGGGCAATTGAGGGAGGTATTAACACCCCTCTTCTTGGCGGTATTTTAACTCAGTATTATAAATATAAAACGCACGATGCGATTGACTTGGGATTAAGAAACCTCAACTCGCTTTGTAAGAGTCAAAGTTTGGAAACTCAAAATGCCAATTAAACCTGTTACCGCACAACAACATTTAGCGCAAATCATAAAAAGTAAAGTTGGCGTAGAACAGACCAAGTCAAATACAGAAACAACTTCAAAGCGCTTAGAACAAGACACAGTGTCTAAAACAGTTAGCCCAATCCCGAATTACAAAAGTACTGATAGTATACTGCAACGAGCACAAAAGCGCCGCAAACTCGCCCTAGTGAGAAAACAAAACAATATTGAGGCCATATTAGGGTTAGCACAACATTATTGTCCTCCTGTGACCTCGCAAGGCGAGCCTGATCCTGATTGGATTGAGCGTTTTTTAGAACTGGCAGAAGATACCAGTAACAAAAATATTCAAAAATTATGGGCAAAAGTACTTGCCGGTGAAGTAATAAACCCGGGGTCTTTCTCGTATAAAAGCCTAATCACATTAAAGCATATCACCCCAAAAGAGGCGGATATTTTTCAATTAGCCACAAGCTGTGCTGGTAAGTCTGCAAATGATGGTTTTCATCAAGTAATAACTGGTAGTTACCTCACTCCCAGCTTGCTCAACTTTCTGAGTCCAAACAAAAAGAGCTACGTAAACCTCAGTAGTGCAGGCCTTAATTATCCCGATATTCTGACGTTAATTGATATTGAATTAATCTATATGCAGGAAATAGAGTCCAAAGCGTTTGAAAGCGGAGAAAGTCAAACTCTAAGTTTTGCTAATGGAACATTAACACTCACAGCAAAACGTAAAGGCAGCATCTTAACCTACTATAAATTCACCCAAACAGGGTACTCTTTGGCACGATTGACCAGCAATAAATTAAGTAGTAAATATCTTGAGTGTTTAAGAAAAGCGTTAGAAAAAAGCTTCGAGGTCAATTTTGCCAACAACTAAAGTTGGCAAAATTGATATGCTTTTAGAAGTGAACTTGCAAACCAGCGAAGAAGCCATCAACCTCAACATCAGTATAAATATCATCAACGTCATCAAGCTCTAACAACATAGCACGGTAACCAGCTTTAACGGCAACATCAACAGCCATATTGTCAATAAACTCCCATGCTACACCAACTTGATAGTCTTGAATTTTGCTATCACCAATTGCTAATAACTGACCTTCAGCAAACGCGCTTAAACCTGTAAATGGTAAGCCAAATTGCACTGCACCGTATGCCATCGGGATGATTCCATTAAAATCAACTGACTCTTCACTCATGCCCATTGATTGGTCATCGCCTTTAACGGCAATGTAACCATCAAATTGTTTTGCGGATAAACCTAAGTCAATTGATACCAAATCATTGTCAAAAATTTCGTAATAAAGCACATAATCAACATGACTTAGATCACTGTCACCGGTAACAATCGAGTTAACTTTAAATACTTTATCACCAAAGCCAAACGAGGTATTTAAGGTTGCATCGGCATTAAGCTCAAGCTGGTTATACTTGAGTTTGATATTTGGCACTAACGGAATGGGATGTTCAAGGGCAGCGTAATAGCTACCATATTCTTGATCTTCAAAGTTAAAGTTTTGTAGATCACTAGAAGTGCCTAAACCGCCTGAAGATTGTGCAGCCCAATAATCACCACCCACATATAAACCAAGTAGCGTATCGGCTTTTGCTTGCGGAGCCAAAGTTGCAGCAATTAACGCCGCACCAAACATTATTTTTTTCATTATTTTATCCCTGAGAGAGTAATTCTGATAATTCGATTATTGCCGCATTAGCTCGCGATAAATAGTTGGCCATAACTAATGAGTGATTTGCAACAAAGCCAAATCCGCTACCATTTAAAACCATAGGGCTCCACACATTTTCTTGTGTAGCTTCCAGCTCACGCATAATTTGCTGCACACTCACCAATGCATTTTTCTTTTCTAGCACATCAGCAAAGTCTTTTTCAATGGCAGCAAAAAAATGAAGCAATGCCCAACTAGCACCACGCGCTTCGTAAAATACATTATCAATTTCCAGCCAAGGCGTTTTAACAAGCTGATGAGAAGGTGCATAGCTGGCTCTTCTTGCTGCTGAGTCACCAGCAAGATCCGTATTCACTTTATCTTGCCCCACACTGCTACTTAATCGCATGCTTAAACTACCTAAACGCTTTTCCACCTCTTTTAAATAGGCTCGTAAGTTATCAGCGCGAGCATAAAACTGTGCGCTGGAATCGATAGGGTTTGCAATGTCCTTACGGTAACGAATTAATGCGTCGATGCCTTTTTGATATTCATCTTCAGCACTTGGTAATATCCATGCCTTTGAATTGATATTAAATTGCGGTTGTGCTGTTTTAAGTTCCGGATGCTCGGTAGACTGAGACTGCGAACGGCTAAAGTCCTTACGCATTGCCAAGGTAATGTCACGCGTCATTTCAAGTACACCAAATTCCCATGATGGCATATTATCCATAACCACAGATGGCGGCATAACATCATTCGTTAAGTAACCACCAGGCTTATTCAATAACGCACTGGCAACTTCTATAACTGCTGTGGTTGTAACAAACCCTGTTACAACTTGCTGTTGCTGTTCTTGTGCGGCCTGCTCTGCACGTTGCTGAACATTAAAAATTTCAGGTTCAATGCTCCAATAAACAGAAATTAAATAAAAAAACAAAAAAACAAACGCAACCGCAGCTGCTATTTTACCTTTGTGTTGCATATCCCCTCCTAATGATGGTGGTGATGCTGATGTTCATTCTCAATGCTCTCATTGATGCCTACAACAGTTGCCTTTGCATCAACAGTAAGGCCTGATGCAAAATGAAACTTTGCATTGATCGTCTCACCCTTAATCAATTTCGCTTTGGGTGAAAACAGCATTAAATGTAAGCCACCTGACTGAAACACCTTAGTTGAATGCATATCAATTGCCAACTTATCAAGCTTCACCATACTCATCATGCCATTTTTTTGAATATGGTTATGAATTTCAACTCGACCAAGTTTATCAAGTGACACTGAACTTAGTACTAACTCTTTATCTGAGTGATTGGTTATTTTTAGGTACCCAACGCTGGAAGGTGCGCCTGGAATAAATTCACGCACAGTAAAGTCAGAAACCAAAACTTGATTGGCAGCTAATGAAAAAGAAAAAAACGAAATTACAAAAAATAGGTAGCGTTTTAACATGTTAATCCCTCTATGTTTTAAACCAGTATACTACAGAGGAAGATGCAAAAAGTACCTGAAAATTATTAATTATTGTAAATTGTTAGGGGCGTATTAACACTGCCCCTGACATTTTATACATTAATAATATCTGGCTGGAAGCACCGTTGCTGCGACAAAATAAGCAAGCAATGTGGCAACTGGAAATACAAATAAAGCAGCCACAGCCCCGAGTCTCACCCCCCAGATGGGTAAATTATTTCCACGCGCTAACCCCGCGCATACACCAGACACCTTTTTATTTAATCGGTCTTTATAAAAACTACTGTTATCAACTTGAATACTCATCACTACCTCCTAAGCTGCTTTTTTAGCAACTTGCTCTTTTAAGCTTGCTAGTTCAGCGTCTAACACTTCATCTTTTTCTAAGTCATCAAACTGCTGTTTTAAGCTTGAACTCTGAGTTACCTCATACGATTCAATTTGTGCCTCAATTCGATCAACTTTATGCTCAATTTCAGCAAAGCGCTCAAGTGCTCTGTCAATTTGCTCGCTGTGAAGTTGCGTCTTTGCTTTCACTCGAACCTCAGCCGATTGAGAGCGAATTTGATACTCTTTTAACTTAGCTTTTGCCTGAGTTAATTTTTCATGCAGCGAATGACTGTCTGCTGACACTTTGTTGAGCACTTCATCAATTCGTGCAATTTCTGGCGCAATTGCATCGATTTCTTTATTGGCTTTTTGCTTTTCAATTAATGCTGCTTTGGCTAAATCTTCTCGGTCTTTTTGTACTGCTTTTTCAGCTTGCGAGTGCCAATAATCAGATGATGATTGCTGTTTTGATAACTTACGCTGTAATGTTTTCTTTTCTGCAATAAGACTTGCTGAAGTTGAACGAAGCTCGACTAGTGCCTCTTCCATTTCCTGTACCATAAGGCGAACTAGCTTTTCAGGATCTTCTGCGCGATCTAACGCAGCTGAAACATTGGCTTGGATGATATCTGTTAAACGAGTAAAAATTCCCATAACTCTCTCCTGTTGATGACTGATATTTTTCTCACACCTTTCTATTCCAACCTTTATGCCAAAAGTAAAAAATAAATATAAAACAAGAACTTAACACAAACCTCTTGATTAGCAAAACTATAAAATTAGTAAATTTGACCAACTAAATAGTATTTTTAACCAACTGTTAGAAAGTAAAATTATATGCGGCATCATCAATCAATGTAGTTATCCAGCTACTGACGTAAAAACATTAATATGAGTTTAATTTGAAAAAGAAAAGAAATTGAAATGTGACAAACAGATTCATTGTTTGCTGAGCTAAAAGACTTTAGGAAAACTTTTTTTGAATATAACGAAGAGCAATTAAAAAATGAAATGTTTAAAGGAAAGGAATGGCGCGCACCTGTCACTATTTTGATAGAAACACACTGCGCTGCCCCATAAAACCATGCCAAACGCCCACAGTAATTAGTAAGCTAATAACTGGTAATAAAAATAGGCTAAATAAATCAAATAAATCCAACATTTTAAGCTCCTTGCTCACACGTTAAATGCAAAACACTCGCAACACTTGGTACTTGTTCACATATTTGTGCAATATGCGTCTGCTTTTCTGCCTGTGTTGCAACTATGCTCTGAAACAGTAAATTGATAAGTAACAACGCTGTAGTAACTAATTTTGCTAACATAACGTTTGCTTCAAAAATTCATATCTTGCTTCATACATAACAAAGAGCATGCCAAAAACATAAGCTGTTGATTTAATTGATTATAACAACCACCCCTTAATTTAAGTTATAAAAAAAGGCTAAACAATGGTTAATTTCACCACTATTTAGCCTTACCATTTCCCGAAAGCGGAATTAGCGTTTCCCTATATCGGGATTGTCTTATTCAGGTACGAATGCCAGCGCTTCCTCTAACAATGAGATTTGTGCATCTTTTTTATGGCCATTCTCAGATAAGTGACGACGGTATGAACGGGCACCCGGCTGACCTTGGAAAATACCAAGCATGTGTCTTACTACATGCCAAAAATTAGCACCCTTCGTCATTTCTGATTCGATGTAATCAAACATGTTACGCACCACTTGGTGGCGTGAAAGCAGTTCGCTTTGTTCATTACCGTAAATAGCCCTATCAACTTCTGCCAGCATATATGGATTCGCATAGGCTTCGCGACCAATCATCACACCATCAATATGCTGTAAATGCGTTAAGCACTCTTCAATGGTCTTTACTCCACCATTAAGTGAAATATGACAGTCATTAAAGTCACGTTTAAGCTGATAAACACGATCATAATCTAGTGGTGGAATTTCACGGTTTTCTTTCGGACTTAAGCCCTGTAACCACGCTTTACGAGCATGAATAATAAAGTCGCGACAACCAACATTGTAATTCGCTTCAATTAGGGCTGTTAGAAACTCGTAAGAATCTTGCTCATCAATGCCAATACGCGTTTTAACCGTTACAGGAACATTTGTTTCTGCTTTCATTGCTGCAATACAATCAGCCACTAATTGAGGCTCAGCCATTAAACATGCACCAAAACGACCATTTTGCACACGGTCGGACGGACAACCTACATTCAGGTTAATTTCTTGATAGCCATATTCATCAGCACGTTTTGCGCATTCCTCTAACGCCTTGGGATCGGAACCACCCAACTGCAAGGCGACAGGTTTCTCGTGTTGACCAAAGTGTAAATAATCACCTTTGCCAAAAATAATCGCACCAGTCGTTATCATCTCTGTATATAACACTGCATGCTTAGTTAACTGTCGATGAAAAGTTCGACAATGGCGATCTGTCCAATCAAGCATTGGGGCTACAGAAAAACGTCTATTCACAGTACACCTCAGTAAATACGGGGTCGCGATTCTACTCGATTTTTCACCTTTGCTCAATTTATATTCATAAACAAGCTGACAAATAAAGACTTAACTACAAAATGTTAAATTTATTGTGGTAAGATGACTTTGATATCGAGGAACAAATTTATGACCGTTGAAGCATTAACTGAAAAAGCGAAAGTCGTATGTAACGACAAAGGGGTTCGCTTTACTACAATTCGTGAAAAAGTATTTCGCTTACTCGCTGAAACTCAAGCTGGTGTCGGTGCATACGACTTGTTAGAACAGCTAAAACAAACAGAGCCAAATGCAAAACCTGCTACTATTTACAGGGCGCTCGATTTTTTGGCTGAAATGGGTTTCATTCATAAAATTGAAAGTACCAATGCATTTATGCTGTGTCATCACTTTGATCACACGCACCCAGTGCAATTACTTGTTTGCGAAAAATGTGGTCATGTTGAAGAGCTTCACTCTCATGCAATTGCACACGAGTTAAACAACCAAGCAACTGAACTTGGCTTTAAAGTCGAATCTCAAACAATCGAAGCACGTGGTATTTGTACTAAGTGCCAATAATTATGAGATTTTGTTTGCAAAAACCGCAACTTCATTCTTGAATTAAAGATGATAATCGCCTAAAAAACGGAACCGGACAAAAACATGAATGTAGAATTCATTAACCCTTTTATTTCTTCATTACTCAATGTGTTATCTACGATGGCACAAACTGACTTAACACCTGGTAAGCCAAATATTAAGAAAACTGAAGTGGCTGTTGGCGATGTGTCAGGCCTGATCGGCATGGTTGGTCCTCAAACCAAAGGTTCCCTTTCAATTACCTTTGACGGTGAATTGGCAATGACTGTAATGGAGCGTATGCTTGGCGAACGCCCCGAAAAAATAAATGAAGAAGTAACGGATATGGTGGGTGAAATCACTAATATGGTTGCTGGCG
This genomic window contains:
- a CDS encoding two-component system response regulator, yielding MTQPAEEQFLFLNEDDNETPEQYSGFWDVLIVDDEPEVHSVTQLALSGLSFWNKQLRFHHAYSGDEAVRKLAEIPNISVVLLDVVMETDDAGLVTVKRIREELNNSQLRIILRTGQPGYAPEENIIREYDINDYKTKTELTRAKLVTSLVTALRSYQQLCELSEHNTGLEKVLDAAKSINGLEDLSAFASQVIEQIARLLDGTGDGVIVSAEAGRSAVLGGSNEYKGSLWQGIEQIDNSRALGVLQQTLQNKSHQISDHDSCFFVEDDKSQFAIYLETKEMVHEQQIKLIEIFLQNVSVAFKNVRMLSELRDAAYKDKLTKLPNRNDFINQIERYFSESVNAYTLYFIDIADFSSINNGLGQDVGDLLLQAVATRIQEDIVGIKYFARIGADVFAALVESEKVTPDSLNHVLSLPFLAGEHLLPVNFHLGVCEQQYFYKDGKDTLKSCYIALNLGKKHLRFNYEYYLPEMEEKMAWQLGVLKELRHDFSEHKLEVWYQPQICLSTREVIGCEALLRWPNEQGSFISPAIFVPLAEQSGLIIPIGQWVLEQACKTQSELLELGFDMRIAVNVSVPQFRDPQFVTKVKETLAKYNITPHKIELEVTESIVMDEPEIVIEALTELKEHGLEIAIDDFGTGFSSLSYLKKLPLNRIKIDRAFVKDIPEDTGAIAELIVSLGKKLGLNTIAEGIENEDQANCLRLMGCEEAQGFMFAKPMPFKELQEFLLSKK
- a CDS encoding SRPBCC family protein, which encodes MRYFIRTFFSILLLVAITSVLLPNSYTVAKTITSHCKQVQFENWVLDLAQWHLWTPFATYEKSWQALELANSNKIGAYLKWQSGDNIGEMTVTAMTNHTISYTSVYEQNTNIGSITADFFADQLQITWAIEGGINTPLLGGILTQYYKYKTHDAIDLGLRNLNSLCKSQSLETQNAN
- a CDS encoding TIGR03899 family protein, producing the protein MPIKPVTAQQHLAQIIKSKVGVEQTKSNTETTSKRLEQDTVSKTVSPIPNYKSTDSILQRAQKRRKLALVRKQNNIEAILGLAQHYCPPVTSQGEPDPDWIERFLELAEDTSNKNIQKLWAKVLAGEVINPGSFSYKSLITLKHITPKEADIFQLATSCAGKSANDGFHQVITGSYLTPSLLNFLSPNKKSYVNLSSAGLNYPDILTLIDIELIYMQEIESKAFESGESQTLSFANGTLTLTAKRKGSILTYYKFTQTGYSLARLTSNKLSSKYLECLRKALEKSFEVNFANN
- a CDS encoding TIGR04219 family outer membrane beta-barrel protein; translated protein: MKKIMFGAALIAATLAPQAKADTLLGLYVGGDYWAAQSSGGLGTSSDLQNFNFEDQEYGSYYAALEHPIPLVPNIKLKYNQLELNADATLNTSFGFGDKVFKVNSIVTGDSDLSHVDYVLYYEIFDNDLVSIDLGLSAKQFDGYIAVKGDDQSMGMSEESVDFNGIIPMAYGAVQFGLPFTGLSAFAEGQLLAIGDSKIQDYQVGVAWEFIDNMAVDVAVKAGYRAMLLELDDVDDIYTDVEVDGFFAGLQVHF
- a CDS encoding DUF2333 family protein, whose protein sequence is MQHKGKIAAAVAFVFLFFYLISVYWSIEPEIFNVQQRAEQAAQEQQQQVVTGFVTTTAVIEVASALLNKPGGYLTNDVMPPSVVMDNMPSWEFGVLEMTRDITLAMRKDFSRSQSQSTEHPELKTAQPQFNINSKAWILPSAEDEYQKGIDALIRYRKDIANPIDSSAQFYARADNLRAYLKEVEKRLGSLSMRLSSSVGQDKVNTDLAGDSAARRASYAPSHQLVKTPWLEIDNVFYEARGASWALLHFFAAIEKDFADVLEKKNALVSVQQIMRELEATQENVWSPMVLNGSGFGFVANHSLVMANYLSRANAAIIELSELLSQG
- a CDS encoding copper chaperone PCu(A)C translates to MLKRYLFFVISFFSFSLAANQVLVSDFTVREFIPGAPSSVGYLKITNHSDKELVLSSVSLDKLGRVEIHNHIQKNGMMSMVKLDKLAIDMHSTKVFQSGGLHLMLFSPKAKLIKGETINAKFHFASGLTVDAKATVVGINESIENEHQHHHHH
- a CDS encoding PspC domain-containing protein encodes the protein MSIQVDNSSFYKDRLNKKVSGVCAGLARGNNLPIWGVRLGAVAALFVFPVATLLAYFVAATVLPARYY
- the pspA gene encoding phage shock protein PspA — its product is MGIFTRLTDIIQANVSAALDRAEDPEKLVRLMVQEMEEALVELRSTSASLIAEKKTLQRKLSKQQSSSDYWHSQAEKAVQKDREDLAKAALIEKQKANKEIDAIAPEIARIDEVLNKVSADSHSLHEKLTQAKAKLKEYQIRSQSAEVRVKAKTQLHSEQIDRALERFAEIEHKVDRIEAQIESYEVTQSSSLKQQFDDLEKDEVLDAELASLKEQVAKKAA
- the dusA gene encoding tRNA dihydrouridine(20/20a) synthase DusA — protein: MNRRFSVAPMLDWTDRHCRTFHRQLTKHAVLYTEMITTGAIIFGKGDYLHFGQHEKPVALQLGGSDPKALEECAKRADEYGYQEINLNVGCPSDRVQNGRFGACLMAEPQLVADCIAAMKAETNVPVTVKTRIGIDEQDSYEFLTALIEANYNVGCRDFIIHARKAWLQGLSPKENREIPPLDYDRVYQLKRDFNDCHISLNGGVKTIEECLTHLQHIDGVMIGREAYANPYMLAEVDRAIYGNEQSELLSRHQVVRNMFDYIESEMTKGANFWHVVRHMLGIFQGQPGARSYRRHLSENGHKKDAQISLLEEALAFVPE
- a CDS encoding transcriptional repressor; translation: MTVEALTEKAKVVCNDKGVRFTTIREKVFRLLAETQAGVGAYDLLEQLKQTEPNAKPATIYRALDFLAEMGFIHKIESTNAFMLCHHFDHTHPVQLLVCEKCGHVEELHSHAIAHELNNQATELGFKVESQTIEARGICTKCQ
- a CDS encoding chemotaxis protein CheX: MNVEFINPFISSLLNVLSTMAQTDLTPGKPNIKKTEVAVGDVSGLIGMVGPQTKGSLSITFDGELAMTVMERMLGERPEKINEEVTDMVGEITNMVAGGAKNLLGDKGYEFDMATPVVVSGKDHTITHKCDGPKLIMPFTSDFGSAHIEVCFDKL